The following coding sequences lie in one Arachis ipaensis cultivar K30076 chromosome B03, Araip1.1, whole genome shotgun sequence genomic window:
- the LOC107629559 gene encoding zinc finger CCCH domain-containing protein 46, giving the protein MGSFEATNVVVARINKLDPENASKIIGHILFNLQEPDLVRLASTPDYVLHNLVLRIKTHLGLSSSSPSSPSNTILNNHLPPRHPTTSPATTPNNNNSSSNNPFSRFSAGNNLLSGLPNNPISPNSSFSVSRDGIYGGSVSKSKLSLSPRVRSDGGGDSFVDEQEMGDYLSFLNESLNNNKDNEDAVDPIRLDLGHGAVNNNGDGHFFHRRSYSASDAFFGVPDEEVGIGYKPCLYFARGFCKNGTNCNFVHHHDAVDKAAIVDSPTMEEHEALMSLKAAHHQRLMAASQLMSAGAAPTPMDKYINFSMLRRNDPQRAAAAAAVMTAEEFNRFARYRQESIDILGIASAERPNSPSRQIYLTFPAESTFKDEDVSEYFSKFGPVHDVRIPYQQKRMFGFVTFVYSETVRLILSKGNPHFICDSRVLVKPYKEKGKIVEKRQHQPPHIERVELSPCLSPSELEFKAPHDFRLGARMLYNPQEILLRRKLEEQVDFQQAIELQERRLMNLHLPDFKNNHLCHHQRSLSFGATLPSSQLHGHISSPRLYSDSTREDMTGFTGNLVSTAMASAAAVAPQQQEVDLARIHDNCSRNGKDGSQDEIIDVQNSIEHALPDSLFTSPTKATRDDPADFSSLAEVNESAVFSTCSSSQIKLEPKSALSDMASH; this is encoded by the exons ATGGGTAGTTTTGAAGCCACGAATGTTGTGGTGGCCAGAATCAACAAGCTTGACCCCGAGAATGCATCAAAGATCATTGGCCACATTCTCTTCAACCTTCAAGAACCTGACCTTGTTCGCTTGGCTTCAACCCCTGACTATGTCCTTCATAACCTTGTTCTCAGAATCAAAACCCACTTGGGactctcttcttcttcaccttcttCACCTTCTAACACCATTCTCAACAACCATTTACCACCAAGACACCCCACTACTTCTCCTGCTACCACcccaaacaacaacaacagcagcagcaacaaccCCTTTTCACGCTTCAGTGCTGGTAACAACCTACTTTCTGGGTTACCAAACAACCCCATTAGCCCAAATTCAAGTTTTTCAGTCTCTCGAGACGGTATCTATGGTGGGTCTGTGTCAAAATCTAAACTTTCACTTTCACCTCGTGTGAggagtgatggtggtggtgactCTTTTGTTGATGAGCAAGAAATGGGTGATTACCTTTCTTTTCTCAACGAGTCACTGAATAATAACAAGGATAATGAGGATGCTGTGGATCCAATTAGGCTTGATTTGGGTCATGGTGCTGTCAACAACAATGGCGATGGCCACTTCTTCCATAGGAGGAGTTACTCTGCTAGTGACGCGTTCTTTGGGGTGCCTGATGAAGAAGTGGGAATTGGGTACAAACCATGTCTTTACTTTGCAAGAGGGTTCTGCAAAAATGGAACCAACTGCAACTTTGTTCATCATCATGATGCTGTGGACAAAGCTGCCATTGTTGATTCTCCAACTATGGAAGAGCATGAGGCTCTTATGAGTTTGAAGGCTGCACACCATCAAAGATTAATGGCTGCTTCTCAGCTCATGTCTGCTGGTGCTGCACCAACCCCAATGGACAAATACATTAACTTTTCCATGCTGCGAAGGAATGATCCCCAAAG GGCAGCTGCTGCTGCAGCAGTCATGACGGCAGAAGAATTTAACAGGTTTGCCAGGTACAGACAGGAGAGCATTGACATTCTAGGTATTGCATCGGCTGAAAGGCCTAATTCTCCTTCGAGGCAGATTTATTTAACGTTTCCGGCGGAAAGCACATTTAAAGATGAAGATGTTTCAGAATACTTCAG caaatttggacCCGTGCATGATGTGAGGATTCCTTACCAGCAAAAGCGAATGTTTGGGTTTGTTACATTTGTCTATTCGGAGACAGTGAGACTCATATTATCCAAAGGGAATCCCCATTTCATCTGCGATTCCCGTGTACTTGTCAAGCCCTACAAGGAGAAGGGAAAAATTGTTGAGAA GAGACAACATCAACCACCACATATAGAGAGGGTAGAACTCTCGCCATGTTTGAGCCCCTCTGAACTTGAATTTAAAGCACCTCATGATTTCCGTCTTG GAGCACGAATGTTGTATAATCCGCAGGAGATCTTGCTGAGAAGAAAATTGGAGGAGCAGGTTGACTTTCAGCAAGCCATTGAACTCCAGGAAAGAAGGCTGATGAATCTACACCTTCCGGACTTTAAGAACAATCACCTTTGCCATCACCAGCGAAGTCTCTCTTTCGGCGCCACTTTGCCATCATCTCAACTTCACGGTCATATTAGCAGTCCAAGGCTTTATTCTGATAGCACTAGAGAAGATATGACAG GATTCACCGGCAACCTTGTTTCTACGGCCATGGCTTCAGCTGCTGCTGTTGCGCCGCAACAGCAAGAAGTTGATTTGGCTAGAATCCATGATAACTGCAGCAGGAACGGAAAGGACGGCTCTCAGGATGAAATCATAGATGTTCAAAATAG CATCGAGCATGCCCTTCCGGATAGCCTCTTTACTTCGCCAACAAAAGCAACCAGGGATGATCCGGCAGACTTCTCTTCATTGGCCGAGGTCAACGAGAGTGCCGTGTTCTCCACATGCTCATCATCTCAGATCAAGTTAGAACCAAAAAGCGCTTTAAGCGACATGGCTTCTCATTAA